Proteins co-encoded in one Streptomyces sp. JH34 genomic window:
- a CDS encoding LamG-like jellyroll fold domain-containing protein: MLRGSEHFGFFDEDDALIRQLARPRTLFRTLACTAALLLPVGATLVPTAAAAAPAAAPADGAAAASAFVKDDPSTEPHGLKGEYFAMSAPGARDFAELGATALDPEINFPGLTGAFESATGRTEHTTARWTGQIAAPETGDYTFSAIGDNGFRLFIDDKPVIDHWVPDWDKEQTSAPVSLKAGEQHTFRLEMFQDVGGANMFLRWSSAKLAKQIVPESAFTPPADFEVYPVALSVAGNGLQVQATFDHELSGITDVKDHLTVEADTTPMPVKSVARASDNRKALVVTLDAAVQKGQQVRIAYDGKGGLKNGDETVPEISRRAKNLSTHRLTTPWGDKVDRKNPLPEYPRPQQVRDDWKNLNGQWEFAGAAAGEQPVFGKSLDERITVPYPVESQLSGLERHEDHMFYRKLVTVPKSWSVGKRGSDERLKLNFGAVDYHARVWVNGKQVAEHTGGYTAFSADITDALKGTGPQEVVVAVTDTTGADQPTGKQSANPSGIFYTASSGIWQTVWMEPVAPAAVDSLKTTPDIDKGRLAVTVNSEGASKSAKVTAVARDKKGKVVGTVTGPANGELSLPVAKQHLWTPDDPYLYDLEVTLKDGRSKDTVDSYFGMRSFGVAEVGGYQKLVLNGKPFFSLAQLDQGFYPDGLNTAPSDKALVFDLKAQKDLGFNSVRKHIKVEPARWYYHADQLGLLVWQDFVSGNITGEKGQKAFLDQGAEMMEQLHNYPSIGAWIVFNEGWGEWDRTETGKITERVQAADPSRVVNAHSGVNCCNSKGDSGKGDIIDHHDYNNTDPAFPDEKRAAMDGEHGGFTLRIPGRMWPGAPTAIYSGVADKDALTAKYVDNTRTYYLDAARAELSGSIYTQVTDLENELNGLWTYDRREIKVDPAKVRKINQEVIAAGAAAGERDEIKGGGAWSLDENKGTEAADSGPNHKDLTLSEGTSWAPGVKGSALKFDGQGQYAQTDGPVVDTTGDYTVSAWASLDALPGNYATVVSQDGRRQENPFYLQYGQGAFAFSTPGGHRARLEIKPELGHWYHLVGVRSGDEIKLYVDGELASTAAAGSADVSTGALSVGRAKWSGGNVDFWNGSVDQVKVYDKALSDQEVTALHDGEQP, encoded by the coding sequence GTGCTTCGCGGTTCGGAGCACTTCGGCTTCTTCGACGAGGACGACGCCTTGATACGACAACTAGCCCGCCCCCGCACGCTTTTCAGAACGCTCGCCTGTACGGCGGCGCTGCTGCTTCCCGTCGGGGCCACGCTGGTCCCGACGGCCGCGGCCGCCGCTCCCGCCGCCGCTCCCGCCGACGGGGCCGCCGCAGCCTCGGCGTTCGTGAAGGACGACCCGTCCACCGAGCCGCACGGACTCAAGGGCGAGTACTTCGCCATGTCCGCGCCGGGCGCCCGTGACTTCGCCGAACTCGGCGCGACCGCGCTCGACCCGGAGATCAACTTCCCCGGACTGACCGGGGCGTTCGAGTCGGCCACCGGCAGGACCGAGCACACGACCGCCCGCTGGACGGGGCAGATCGCGGCCCCCGAGACCGGTGACTACACCTTCTCCGCCATCGGCGACAACGGCTTCCGGCTCTTCATCGACGACAAGCCGGTCATCGACCACTGGGTGCCGGACTGGGACAAGGAGCAGACCAGCGCTCCGGTCTCCCTGAAGGCCGGAGAGCAGCACACGTTCCGGCTGGAGATGTTCCAGGACGTCGGCGGGGCGAACATGTTCCTGCGCTGGTCCAGCGCGAAGCTGGCCAAGCAGATCGTGCCCGAGTCCGCTTTCACCCCGCCCGCCGACTTCGAGGTGTACCCGGTCGCGCTGAGCGTCGCCGGGAACGGCCTCCAGGTGCAGGCGACCTTCGACCACGAGCTCAGCGGCATCACGGACGTGAAGGACCACCTCACGGTCGAGGCGGACACCACGCCGATGCCCGTGAAGTCCGTCGCCAGGGCGTCGGACAACCGCAAGGCGCTCGTGGTCACGCTGGACGCGGCCGTCCAGAAGGGCCAGCAGGTCCGGATCGCGTACGACGGCAAGGGCGGCCTGAAGAACGGCGACGAGACCGTCCCGGAGATCAGCCGCAGGGCGAAGAACCTCTCCACGCACCGTCTGACCACCCCGTGGGGCGACAAGGTCGACCGCAAGAACCCGCTGCCCGAGTACCCCCGGCCGCAGCAGGTCCGCGACGACTGGAAGAACCTCAACGGCCAGTGGGAGTTCGCGGGAGCCGCCGCCGGTGAGCAGCCGGTCTTCGGCAAGTCGCTCGACGAGCGCATCACCGTGCCCTACCCCGTCGAGTCCCAGCTCTCCGGGCTCGAGCGCCACGAAGACCACATGTTCTACCGCAAGCTCGTCACCGTGCCCAAGAGCTGGTCGGTCGGCAAGCGGGGCAGCGACGAGCGGCTGAAGCTCAACTTCGGCGCCGTCGACTACCACGCGCGGGTCTGGGTCAACGGCAAGCAGGTCGCCGAGCACACCGGCGGCTACACCGCCTTCAGCGCCGACATCACCGACGCGCTCAAGGGCACCGGCCCCCAGGAGGTGGTCGTCGCGGTCACCGACACCACCGGAGCCGACCAGCCCACGGGCAAGCAGTCCGCGAACCCGAGCGGCATCTTCTACACCGCCTCCTCCGGTATCTGGCAGACCGTCTGGATGGAGCCCGTCGCGCCCGCCGCGGTCGACTCCCTGAAGACCACGCCGGACATCGACAAGGGCCGGCTCGCGGTCACGGTCAACTCCGAGGGCGCCTCGAAGTCCGCCAAGGTCACGGCCGTGGCACGTGACAAGAAGGGCAAGGTCGTCGGCACCGTCACCGGTCCCGCCAACGGCGAGCTGAGCCTCCCGGTCGCCAAGCAGCACCTGTGGACGCCGGACGACCCCTACCTGTACGACCTCGAGGTCACCCTCAAGGACGGGCGCTCCAAGGACACCGTCGACAGCTACTTCGGGATGCGCTCCTTCGGTGTCGCCGAGGTCGGCGGCTACCAGAAGCTGGTGCTCAACGGGAAGCCGTTCTTCTCCCTCGCCCAGCTCGACCAGGGCTTCTACCCCGACGGTCTGAACACGGCGCCCAGCGACAAGGCCCTGGTCTTCGACCTGAAGGCGCAGAAGGACCTCGGCTTCAACTCGGTCCGCAAGCACATCAAGGTCGAGCCCGCCCGCTGGTACTACCACGCCGACCAGCTGGGTCTCCTGGTGTGGCAGGACTTCGTCTCCGGCAACATCACCGGCGAGAAGGGCCAGAAGGCCTTCCTCGACCAGGGCGCCGAGATGATGGAGCAGCTGCACAACTACCCGTCGATCGGTGCCTGGATCGTCTTCAACGAGGGCTGGGGCGAATGGGACCGCACCGAGACCGGCAAGATCACCGAGAGGGTCCAGGCCGCCGACCCCTCGCGCGTCGTCAACGCCCACAGCGGTGTCAACTGCTGCAACTCGAAGGGTGACTCCGGCAAGGGCGACATCATCGACCACCACGACTACAACAACACCGACCCGGCCTTCCCCGACGAGAAGCGCGCCGCGATGGACGGTGAGCACGGCGGCTTCACCCTGCGGATCCCCGGCCGCATGTGGCCCGGTGCCCCGACCGCGATCTACAGCGGTGTCGCGGACAAGGACGCCCTGACAGCGAAGTACGTCGACAACACCCGCACGTACTACCTGGACGCGGCCCGCGCCGAGCTCTCCGGCTCGATCTACACCCAGGTGACCGACCTGGAGAACGAGCTCAACGGCCTCTGGACGTACGACCGCCGGGAGATCAAGGTCGATCCCGCCAAGGTGCGGAAGATCAACCAGGAGGTCATCGCCGCCGGCGCCGCCGCGGGTGAGCGCGACGAGATCAAGGGCGGCGGTGCGTGGTCGCTCGATGAGAACAAGGGCACCGAGGCCGCCGACAGCGGCCCCAACCACAAGGACCTCACGCTCTCCGAGGGCACGTCCTGGGCGCCTGGCGTCAAGGGCTCGGCGCTGAAGTTCGACGGCCAGGGCCAGTACGCGCAGACCGACGGCCCGGTCGTCGACACCACCGGTGACTACACCGTCTCGGCCTGGGCGTCGCTGGACGCGCTGCCCGGGAACTACGCCACCGTCGTCAGCCAGGACGGCCGGCGCCAGGAGAACCCGTTCTACCTGCAGTACGGGCAGGGCGCGTTCGCCTTCTCCACCCCCGGCGGCCACCGCGCCCGGCTGGAGATCAAGCCCGAGCTGGGCCACTGGTACCACCTCGTCGGTGTCCGCAGCGGCGACGAGATCAAG